The following DNA comes from Kitasatospora sp. NBC_01287.
CAATGACGGCCGGGCGACCAGTCGTGCCGCTACGACGCGCAGGGCCAGCGGCAGCCGACCGCAGAGTTCCAGGATCCTCCGGGCCGCGGACTCGTCGGCGGCCACCCGCTCGGCGCCGACGACCTTGGTGATCAGGGCGAGTGCCTCGGACTCCGTCAGGGGTGCCAGCGAGAGCCGCAGGGTGCCGTCCAGGGTGGCGAGCGGCGAGCGGCTCGTGATGAGTACCGCGCAACCGGGGGTGGCGGGCAGGAGCAGCCGGACCAGGGCGGCCGAGCCGGCGTCGTCCAGGACGAGCAGGGTGCGGGTGCCGTGCAGGGCGGAGCGCAGCCGCGCCGAGGCGGCGTCAGGATCCTCGGGGATGTGCTGCGGATCGGATCCGAGTGCCGTGAGCAGCCGGGCCAGCGCCTCGGCGGGGGTCGGCGAGGTGGCTCCCGCGGTCGATCCGCGCAGGTCGAGGTAGAGCTGGCCGTCGGGGAAGTGGGCGGCGAGGCTTCGGCCCAGGCGGGCGGCCAGTGCCGACTTCCCGACTCCGGCCATGCCGCTCACGACGGCGACGGCGGGCTCCTCGCCCGCGGACGTCAGATGCTCCCGCAGTTCGGCGAGTTGGCTCGCGCGGCCGACGAAGTACGGTGTTCCCATCGGGAGTTGAGCAGGTCCCGGGCGCGGTTCGGCAAGCTCTTCGGCAGGCTGCCCGGTGGCCGGCGAGGTCCGGGGCACGACAGCCCGCGGCCGACCGCCGGGCGGTGCGAGGATCGCGCGGTGCGCCGCTCGGACATCGGGACCGGGCTCGACCCCCAGGTCCTCGGCCAGCCTGTCGCGCAGCTGACGGTGCACCGCGAGCGCTTCGCCCTGGCGCCCCGATCGGTGCAGCACCAGCATCAACTGGCGGTGGAAGGTTTCGTGCCAGGGGTGCTCGGCGGTCAGGGCGGTGAGTTGGGGAATCAGGCCGTGGTGCCGGCCGCGCGCGAGTTGGGCGTCGAAGCTCCACTCCAGCGCCTGGAGCCGGGCTTCGGACAGGTGCGAGAGCTGACCCTCGGCCTCCAGTGAAGGGGCGAGGTCGGCGAGCGGGCTGCCGCGCCACAGGGCGAGTGCGGCATCGGCCTCCCGAACCACCGAAGGCCAGTCCTCCTGGAGGTAGGAACGGCGGGCCGCCTCGACGAGCCCGGTGAACTCGTCGGCGTCGAGCTCCCCGGCCTCCACCCGGAGGCGGTAGGCGCGGTCGATCCTGGATATGCGCGGGGGACCTGGCAGGGCCTCGGGCTCCGCGAGGGCCCGGCGCAGTTGGGCCACGTGATTGTAGAGCGAGGCGTTCACGGTGCTCGGCGGACGGTCGCCCCAGAGGGCCAGTTTGATGCGCTCCACCGATACCGGCCGGTTCGCCTCCAGCAGCAGCAGCGCCAGGAGCAGCTGCACCTTCCGGGTGCCGATCGAGCGTGCTCCCGAGTCCTCGTGAACGGCCAGCGGCCCGAGCACGGCGAACCTCATCAGAAGGTCTCCAACGAACGGTGCCTGACGGTCAGGCAGCTCATGAATGACGCGTTGGATTCATATTAGGACGCGATTGGACGGCTGGGCGATGCTCAGGCCACGAAGTATCGGAACGATACGGTCGGAGGGCCGGCTCGGCCCGCGGGCCGCCCGCCTCCGTCCGATGGAGGACAGCGTCCACGTCCAAGCCGTCCCCTCCGCCACCCTGACCCGCCGGAGCCGCGGATGGCGCGGCGCCCCGTCCGGAGCTGCCGTTGGCACGGCGGCGATCCGGCTCCGCGCCTCGACCCGTCCTCGTTCCGGCCCTCCTGACGTCAATTCGCCCATCACCGCCGTGCCGGACGGCACGGTCGTTGCGCAGGAATGAGAGTGCTGTGCAGTTCGCGATTCTTGGCCCGTTGGAAGTCCGCTCCGAGGGTGACCCGGTCGAGGTGCTCCGCCCGCGCCGCCGCGCGCTGCTGGCGTTCCTGCTGCTCCACGCCAACCGGCAGGTCAGCACCGAGCAGGTCGTCGACGCGCTGTGGTGCGAGGCGCCGCGCACGGCCCGGGCCCAGGTGCACACGGCGGTGTCCGGGCTGCGCGGCTGCTTGCCCGCGCCGTTCGCCCACTCGCTGTGCTCCGAGTCGGCCGGGTACCGTCTGTCGGTGCGGGCCGGCGCATTGGACTCGGCGGAGTTCAGCCGTCGGCTCGGCGCCGCCCAGACTCTGGCGGGGCAGGGAGGCAAGGCCGAGGCGGTGCGGATGCTGCGCTCCGCCCTGGAGTTGTGGCGCGGTACCGCGCTGACCGGGGTTGACGCCCCCTTCGCCGAGCCGGCCAGGGCCCGGCTGGGGGAGGAGCGGGTCGTCGCCTGCAAGCTGCTGGCCGACCTTGAGCTGGAGGCCGGCCGGCACCTGGAGCTGGTACCGGAGTTGACCACGTGGTTCAACGAGTACCCGGCGTTCGAGGCGGTCGCGGAGCGGCTGGCCCTGGCGTTGTACCGGAGCGGGCGGCAGACCGACGCGCTCGGGGTGATCCGGCGGATCCGCGCTCTGCTGGCGGACGAGTTCGGGCTGGCGCCCGGCCACGGTCTGGCGCAGCTGGAGGGTGAGATCCTGCGAGCCGACCCGGCGTTGGATCACGCGCCGGCGTTGGCCTGCGGGCGGACCAGGTAGGCCAACTCGTCCCAGCCGACCACGACGGCCGCGAGCGCCGTGCCGGCGCCCGCGGTGGCAACCCACATCGCGGGCGCCGCGGGGTGGCTCGGCAGCAACCCGGCGGCCAGCGCGGCCCCGGCCAGCAGGGAGTTGCGCAGCAGGAAGGCGACGGTGCCACCGGAGGCCGGCCCGTGGCCGGAGCCGAAGCACTGGCAGGACGCGGCGCGTCCGGCGGCCACGGTGGTGACCGTGAACGCCGCCAGCAGGCCGAGGACCACGGCTGCGCCTGCCCTGGGCGTCGCCAGCAGCAGGGGAGCCGTGGCCAGTTCGGCCAGCACCACACCGAGCGCGGTCGGCAGCCGAAGGCGGGCGGGGAGCCAGCCGATGTCCGCCAACCCGGCCGCGAACGCGTGGAGCGCCGCACGGCTGCGGCCCTTGCTGAACGCGGCCGCGGCGAACACCACCAGCAGCGTGATCCGGGAGGTGAGTTCGATGCCCGTCATGTCCGCTGCCTCTCGTCCCGGTCCGCGGCCGACGCCGCGGTCGCCGCGTACTGGTAGCCCTCGGCCTGGTAGCCCTCGGCCTGGGCGGTGAACAGTTGTGCGTACTGCCCGCCGAGGCTGATCAGTTCGTGGTGCCGCCCCTGCTCGGCGATCCGGCCATCGGCGAGCACCACGATCACATCGGCCTCCCGCAGCGCGGAGAGCCGGTGGGAGACCAGCAGGCTGGTGCGACCCGCCCGGTGGGCGGTCAGGGTTTGATGCACCCGTCGCTCGGCGATCGGGTCCAGGCCCGAGCTCGGTTCGTCGAGGATCAGCAGCTCCGCGTCCGACCGGACCAGCGATCGTGCCAGGGCCACCCGCTGCCACTGGCCGCCGGAGAGCAGGGCGCCCTTCTCCTGCTGCACGTCCAGGAAGATCCTGCTGAGCATGGTGTCGTAGCCGCGCGGAAGCCCGCTGAGAGCCTGGTCGATGTCGGCGCTCTCGGCGGCGGCCCGGATGCGCGCGAGGTCGCCC
Coding sequences within:
- a CDS encoding AfsR/SARP family transcriptional regulator, translated to MQFAILGPLEVRSEGDPVEVLRPRRRALLAFLLLHANRQVSTEQVVDALWCEAPRTARAQVHTAVSGLRGCLPAPFAHSLCSESAGYRLSVRAGALDSAEFSRRLGAAQTLAGQGGKAEAVRMLRSALELWRGTALTGVDAPFAEPARARLGEERVVACKLLADLELEAGRHLELVPELTTWFNEYPAFEAVAERLALALYRSGRQTDALGVIRRIRALLADEFGLAPGHGLAQLEGEILRADPALDHAPALACGRTR
- a CDS encoding MauE/DoxX family redox-associated membrane protein: MTGIELTSRITLLVVFAAAAFSKGRSRAALHAFAAGLADIGWLPARLRLPTALGVVLAELATAPLLLATPRAGAAVVLGLLAAFTVTTVAAGRAASCQCFGSGHGPASGGTVAFLLRNSLLAGAALAAGLLPSHPAAPAMWVATAGAGTALAAVVVGWDELAYLVRPQANAGA
- a CDS encoding BTAD domain-containing putative transcriptional regulator, with amino-acid sequence MRFAVLGPLAVHEDSGARSIGTRKVQLLLALLLLEANRPVSVERIKLALWGDRPPSTVNASLYNHVAQLRRALAEPEALPGPPRISRIDRAYRLRVEAGELDADEFTGLVEAARRSYLQEDWPSVVREADAALALWRGSPLADLAPSLEAEGQLSHLSEARLQALEWSFDAQLARGRHHGLIPQLTALTAEHPWHETFHRQLMLVLHRSGRQGEALAVHRQLRDRLAEDLGVEPGPDVRAAHRAILAPPGGRPRAVVPRTSPATGQPAEELAEPRPGPAQLPMGTPYFVGRASQLAELREHLTSAGEEPAVAVVSGMAGVGKSALAARLGRSLAAHFPDGQLYLDLRGSTAGATSPTPAEALARLLTALGSDPQHIPEDPDAASARLRSALHGTRTLLVLDDAGSAALVRLLLPATPGCAVLITSRSPLATLDGTLRLSLAPLTESEALALITKVVGAERVAADESAARRILELCGRLPLALRVVAARLVARPSLSLRVLGGQLADETHRLDHLEYDDLSVRGSLTIAHRALTSSADPVERRAALALRRLGGIALIEYEAPVVARLLDCSVPEAEAALGRLVEVALVEEVQPGRYALHNLIRHFSRELSLRGDSDHDRAAAAGRAVRWYAELAGGTALRLQPAETGRQRVLQDTAATEVFTDTASAMAWYDKEYCNLRTLIEHHIAHPTTRPLTLVLVRALSPAMQHRGDWTAIRNLNELALTTARGCADHRAEAFALHDGACSHFMTGDFDTGLARIEAALALWRELGNRHFELAALNNRGLILESLGRYAEAAEVIEGVLELDQAADDYTRAVALNNLGNLYEHTDPLKAIRTHQRSLEVGLRLGLGGFQYTPHSNIGFAHLSLHRPDRALPHFEEAMRLLAQHDGDWMTEYTARLGYVRALRELGLHERAAAECQQLIESTRAHDDTYSEGLARHQYGLVLQETCDTALAVEQWGLALTALVATDNAAVLGELRDLLAAAAG